In one window of Niallia sp. Man26 DNA:
- a CDS encoding NAD(P)H-binding protein, with protein MMDNLNKIAIIGGTGKVGRRIAVKALENGYQVRMLVRTPKKLSLNDDRIEIVEGAVQNREDIQKLLKDCQIVINTFGQPLKEKPIYSSVTKTIIEIMAELQIERYIGVTGGSLTISNDKKSLINRLGAKLFENFYSDMMIDKKKEWDFLNSNEQIKKWTLIRLPFVTDQEDIGYIKENLTDLPGIKITNGDIGTFIINQIEDSKYIQKAPFISN; from the coding sequence ATGATGGATAATCTAAATAAGATTGCTATTATTGGAGGAACAGGAAAGGTTGGACGTCGAATTGCTGTTAAAGCGTTAGAAAACGGCTATCAAGTTCGAATGCTTGTTAGAACTCCCAAAAAGTTATCTTTAAATGACGATAGGATAGAAATAGTAGAAGGGGCTGTCCAGAATAGAGAAGATATTCAAAAGCTGCTAAAGGATTGTCAAATAGTAATTAATACTTTTGGGCAACCCCTCAAAGAGAAACCGATTTATAGCAGTGTTACGAAGACAATTATTGAGATAATGGCAGAATTACAAATTGAACGTTATATAGGTGTTACTGGAGGTTCCTTAACTATTTCTAACGATAAAAAAAGTCTTATAAATAGACTTGGTGCAAAGCTGTTTGAAAATTTTTACTCTGATATGATGATAGATAAGAAAAAAGAATGGGATTTTCTTAACAGTAATGAACAGATTAAAAAATGGACTCTAATTAGGCTGCCATTCGTCACTGATCAGGAGGATATAGGATACATAAAAGAAAATCTAACAGATTTACCAGGAATAAAAATAACAAATGGAGATATCGGTACTTTTATAATTAACCAAATTGAAGATTCGAAATATATACAAAAAGCACCTTTTATCTCCAATTAA
- a CDS encoding pyridoxamine 5'-phosphate oxidase family protein — MSNMIKQEELETLRELIKDIDTAMLTTVTEEGLVSRPMKTQEVEFDGDLWFFTKKETDKYEEILHDQDVNVAYAGKSYVSVRGRAEIVEDLNKKKELWSKAYEQIMQTSYDDPSVVLIKVKAEAAEYWETGNFTKKMAFFYKRMTGQSSKSTDVNETVELNQ, encoded by the coding sequence ATGTCTAACATGATAAAACAAGAAGAGTTGGAAACATTAAGAGAGTTAATTAAAGACATAGACACAGCCATGCTAACGACGGTAACAGAAGAAGGGCTTGTGTCTCGTCCTATGAAAACACAAGAAGTAGAGTTTGATGGTGATTTGTGGTTCTTCACGAAAAAAGAGACGGATAAATATGAAGAAATCTTACATGATCAAGACGTTAATGTTGCTTATGCAGGTAAATCCTATGTTTCTGTTCGCGGAAGAGCGGAAATCGTAGAGGATTTAAATAAGAAAAAGGAATTATGGAGCAAAGCATACGAGCAAATTATGCAAACTTCTTATGATGATCCTAGCGTTGTCTTAATAAAGGTGAAAGCAGAAGCGGCTGAATATTGGGAAACAGGTAATTTCACGAAGAAGATGGCCTTTTTCTATAAACGGATGACAGGGCAAAGCTCTAAATCTACAGATGTTAATGAAACAGTTGAATTGAATCAGTAA
- a CDS encoding alpha/beta hydrolase — translation MKTRFKLLISIVLIIMTIAGFLYENDYAMLEKEVNIKTKQGNLEGFLAMPKEKNEGIVIFVHGDGPQNATQDGGYKPLMERFAKQGYASVSWNKPEIGDSAGNWLDQTMDDRAKEVEEVIEWAKQQKSMNTEKIILWGASQAGWVVPKVQQNRTDITAAILVGPAINWLRQGEYFTTMEMKRAGKTDEEIQSELDKDEQASNLIESGASYKEYMQKTNDNSLSEDRYTFVQKNISADGTEDIKKINSPVYLILAENDENVDSKDTVKTYKEWLPETQLTVKTILGVKHSMLNPYLHDSEFLIYVSAILAPKDTLISKVYLDYCEEIVRHI, via the coding sequence ATGAAAACGAGGTTTAAATTACTTATTAGCATTGTATTGATAATAATGACAATCGCTGGTTTCCTTTATGAAAATGACTACGCTATGCTGGAGAAAGAGGTGAACATTAAAACCAAGCAAGGAAATTTAGAAGGCTTTCTTGCCATGCCTAAAGAGAAGAATGAAGGAATTGTTATATTTGTTCATGGAGATGGACCGCAAAACGCAACACAGGATGGAGGTTATAAGCCTTTAATGGAACGGTTTGCAAAACAAGGCTATGCATCTGTATCTTGGAATAAACCAGAAATAGGAGATTCAGCAGGGAATTGGTTAGATCAAACAATGGACGATCGAGCGAAGGAAGTAGAAGAAGTAATCGAATGGGCAAAGCAGCAGAAATCTATGAATACAGAGAAAATCATCCTCTGGGGAGCTAGCCAAGCTGGCTGGGTAGTTCCAAAAGTACAGCAAAATCGCACCGATATTACAGCAGCTATTTTAGTGGGTCCTGCCATCAATTGGCTTAGACAAGGAGAGTATTTTACGACCATGGAAATGAAAAGAGCTGGCAAAACGGATGAAGAAATACAGAGTGAACTAGACAAGGATGAACAAGCGTCTAATCTTATTGAATCAGGCGCTTCCTATAAAGAATACATGCAAAAAACGAATGACAACAGCTTATCCGAAGATAGATACACATTTGTGCAAAAGAATATTTCAGCAGATGGGACAGAAGATATTAAGAAAATTAACTCCCCAGTATATTTGATATTAGCTGAAAATGATGAGAATGTGGATTCTAAGGATACAGTGAAGACATACAAAGAATGGTTACCGGAAACGCAATTAACAGTAAAAACGATATTAGGAGTCAAGCATTCTATGTTAAATCCATACTTGCATGATTCAGAATTTTTAATCTATGTAAGTGCCATCTTAGCTCCAAAGGATACACTGATAAGTAAAGTCTATTTGGATTATTGTGAGGAAATAGTTCGTCACATATAA
- a CDS encoding N-acetyltransferase, translated as MGRLFIQLNLQALFKTCIFLVAFDHRSKAKEIHIDFIAVTKCNRGKGIGTQLIKLVKNLVKGDQYVTLYVSATNAAASRLYERLGFQIKKKGTSLIGRQYGIERWYFMEWKGIKNNENEV; from the coding sequence TTGGGTCGGTTGTTTATACAGTTAAATTTACAAGCACTTTTTAAAACATGTATTTTCCTTGTAGCGTTCGATCATAGAAGCAAAGCTAAAGAAATTCACATAGACTTTATAGCCGTAACTAAATGTAACCGAGGAAAAGGAATTGGTACACAGCTTATTAAATTGGTTAAAAACTTGGTGAAGGGTGATCAGTATGTAACATTATATGTTTCTGCAACTAACGCTGCTGCTAGTAGACTTTATGAAAGACTAGGATTCCAGATAAAGAAAAAAGGAACAAGTTTAATAGGAAGGCAGTATGGAATAGAGAGGTGGTATTTCATGGAGTGGAAAGGGATAAAAAATAATGAAAACGAGGTTTAA
- a CDS encoding MerR family transcriptional regulator translates to MQHLTSGELAKLLNITKYVVRHYEEQQIIQPAFIDVNGYHMYGEAEVYAMSHILLLKQLGFSLKEIKNIVEKKTDYTEALSSVLVHFENEITRLTKLKGNVQTILELQQTETYKLVEENKEDRYFACFEDVFVDEAYNLNLKKLAKWKNGNRNIVEDVSYAILENGSNVKVMYRTSLEEADYAFRAGTYYCKKICVELEDQLLEEIECFYKNLDLINAKFEHDLLILEEANLSAFYIKEMVYSLEVKAK, encoded by the coding sequence ATGCAGCACTTAACAAGTGGAGAATTAGCTAAATTACTGAATATAACGAAATACGTGGTAAGGCATTATGAGGAACAACAAATAATACAGCCCGCATTTATTGATGTAAATGGCTATCATATGTATGGAGAAGCGGAAGTGTATGCGATGTCACATATTTTGCTGCTAAAGCAATTAGGTTTTTCGTTAAAAGAAATAAAAAACATTGTGGAGAAGAAAACAGATTATACTGAAGCATTATCTAGTGTACTAGTACATTTCGAGAATGAAATTACACGTCTTACTAAGTTAAAGGGGAATGTACAAACCATTCTCGAGCTTCAACAAACTGAAACATACAAGCTGGTCGAAGAGAATAAAGAAGACAGATATTTTGCCTGCTTTGAGGATGTATTTGTAGATGAAGCATACAACCTAAATTTGAAAAAGCTAGCTAAATGGAAAAATGGCAATAGAAATATTGTAGAAGATGTCTCTTATGCAATATTAGAGAATGGAAGTAATGTCAAAGTAATGTATAGAACGAGTTTGGAAGAAGCAGATTATGCTTTTCGTGCAGGAACCTACTATTGTAAGAAAATATGTGTAGAACTAGAAGACCAACTTTTAGAAGAGATAGAGTGTTTTTACAAGAATCTCGATCTGATAAATGCCAAATTTGAACATGATTTATTGATACTAGAGGAAGCGAATTTATCAGCATTTTATATCAAAGAGATGGTATATAGTTTAGAGGTTAAGGCGAAATGA
- a CDS encoding general stress protein, which yields MKKTLEKRLKYLFSGELTSLIVFLFLSYLLNYVYPNLHLYSLGSFWISFFLLEFLLLQGTIYWHLKLKQLKKQYTPNTTINSIQKFKFLKKLNGFLIFAPFIAFVTDLYLWKSNLPVGGVSIALFIYLFAVLEYINYYYIQLSYDNISDINYLWRTKKLKRACLDKDFKRFY from the coding sequence ATGAAGAAAACTTTAGAAAAAAGATTGAAATATTTATTTTCTGGGGAATTAACTTCCCTTATAGTTTTCCTTTTTTTAAGTTACCTATTAAATTACGTATATCCTAATTTACACTTATATTCGTTAGGGTCATTTTGGATTTCATTTTTCCTGCTAGAGTTTTTATTATTACAGGGAACAATATATTGGCATCTTAAACTAAAGCAATTAAAAAAACAATATACTCCTAATACAACTATTAATAGTATCCAAAAGTTTAAGTTTTTAAAGAAGCTTAATGGTTTTCTAATTTTTGCTCCTTTTATAGCGTTCGTAACTGATTTGTATTTGTGGAAATCGAACTTACCTGTTGGGGGGGTAAGTATTGCGCTGTTCATATATCTCTTTGCAGTCTTAGAGTATATTAACTATTATTATATTCAACTTTCCTATGATAACATCTCGGATATAAATTATTTATGGAGGACTAAAAAGTTGAAGAGGGCGTGTTTAGATAAAGACTTTAAACGGTTTTATTAA
- a CDS encoding DMT family transporter, translated as MNEKRNAYIAAIIYAFIIGLSFMFVKVTLSVATPLDTLAHRFTIAWIAATVLLLKKGLDKVNVTKKDVLRIALLAILYPTLFFSFQVFGLVHTSSSEAGIIQATIPIFTLILASIILKETTTSSQKIAVSLSVFGVISIMYMNGAGGTKASLVGTGLILLSALTSSLYNVFARQLTQRYSLFTITYIMTLFGLIAFNGVALTTHVINGTLRQYMQPFGHWDFVLAILYLGILSSLGTSYLSNYALSKIDASKMSVFSNFATLITIVAGVIFLKEEFHLYHIAGSIMIILGVVGTNYLGTSRNLSKKTSR; from the coding sequence ATGAATGAAAAAAGAAATGCATATATCGCTGCAATCATCTATGCATTCATTATCGGTTTGTCATTTATGTTTGTTAAAGTGACATTATCTGTTGCAACACCGTTAGATACACTTGCACATCGGTTTACTATTGCATGGATTGCTGCCACTGTGTTGTTGTTAAAAAAAGGATTAGATAAAGTCAATGTAACAAAAAAAGATGTACTGCGAATTGCCTTGTTAGCCATCTTATATCCGACACTCTTTTTTAGCTTTCAAGTATTTGGGCTAGTGCATACTTCTTCTTCAGAAGCTGGTATTATTCAAGCAACAATACCAATTTTTACGTTAATTCTTGCAAGTATCATCTTAAAGGAAACAACTACCAGTAGTCAAAAAATAGCAGTTAGTTTATCAGTATTTGGTGTCATATCTATTATGTACATGAACGGGGCAGGAGGTACAAAGGCAAGTCTTGTTGGAACGGGGTTAATCTTGCTTTCAGCACTTACCTCCTCCTTATACAACGTATTTGCTAGACAATTAACACAGCGATATTCATTATTCACGATCACATATATAATGACCTTGTTTGGATTAATCGCTTTTAATGGAGTCGCACTGACAACTCATGTTATAAATGGTACACTCCGTCAATATATGCAACCTTTTGGACATTGGGATTTTGTTCTTGCGATTTTGTATTTAGGTATCTTATCGTCTTTAGGAACCTCCTATCTATCTAACTATGCATTATCTAAAATAGATGCATCAAAAATGAGTGTTTTCAGTAACTTTGCTACACTCATTACTATTGTAGCAGGAGTTATTTTTTTAAAAGAGGAGTTTCATTTATATCACATAGCAGGTTCCATTATGATCATTCTTGGTGTTGTTGGTACAAATTATTTGGGTACAAGTAGAAATTTAAGTAAAAAAACTTCTCGCTAA
- a CDS encoding PLP-dependent aminotransferase family protein: protein MLKYESIYQSLLMQIQSNKFSTGAKLPSIRDLTQQYSCSKSTVLTALKKLEAQHIIYALPKSGYYVVDNHVFKTPSATDIIDFASSAPTWHAFPYKEFQHCINKAIDTYQEELFRYGTPNGWPPLIAASKKLLESYQVFTHEEQIFITSGIQQALSILSLMPFPNNRSTILVEQPSYHLYMDLLKTLQLPVIGIQRTAKGIDLGRLEQLFHKKEIKFFYTMPRFHNPLGSSYSKKEKAAILQLAEKYNVFILEDDYLADFDFNPKNDPLFADNLHDKVIYLKSFSKIMFPGLRVGLAVLPPSILNIFQKYKMTTDIDSSMISQAALYLYLKNGIYEHNKTKVSTIYHTRAKILHQSIQDYLPAYESSSEIVMHNHIHLDKRMNLKSLVYQLQNQGIQLDSVKRNYLDGFYQERILKLNVSNVEDNRIQEGILKIARALKNPQNYF from the coding sequence ATGCTTAAATATGAATCAATCTATCAATCTCTTCTTATGCAAATTCAGTCTAATAAATTTTCAACCGGTGCAAAATTACCATCCATTCGAGATTTAACACAACAATATTCTTGTAGTAAAAGCACGGTCTTGACCGCTTTAAAAAAATTGGAGGCACAACATATTATTTATGCACTACCGAAAAGTGGATATTATGTTGTAGATAATCATGTCTTCAAAACCCCATCGGCCACGGACATAATAGACTTTGCAAGCTCTGCTCCTACTTGGCATGCTTTTCCTTACAAGGAATTTCAACACTGTATAAATAAAGCTATTGATACGTATCAAGAAGAATTATTTCGCTACGGAACACCCAACGGTTGGCCTCCGCTTATAGCAGCATCAAAAAAACTGTTAGAATCATACCAAGTTTTTACGCATGAAGAGCAAATTTTCATCACTTCTGGTATTCAGCAGGCTCTTTCTATATTAAGTTTGATGCCTTTTCCAAATAATCGTTCCACTATACTAGTAGAGCAACCTAGCTACCATTTATACATGGATTTACTAAAAACGTTACAACTACCGGTCATAGGAATTCAACGCACCGCAAAAGGAATTGATTTAGGACGACTTGAACAATTATTTCATAAAAAAGAAATTAAATTCTTTTATACGATGCCACGCTTTCATAATCCTTTAGGCTCGTCATACAGTAAAAAAGAAAAAGCAGCTATATTACAATTAGCAGAGAAATATAATGTTTTTATTTTAGAAGATGATTATTTAGCAGATTTTGATTTCAACCCGAAGAATGACCCTCTTTTTGCAGATAATTTACATGATAAAGTGATTTATTTAAAAAGTTTTTCTAAAATTATGTTTCCAGGATTAAGAGTTGGATTGGCAGTTCTACCTCCCTCAATCCTTAATATCTTTCAAAAATACAAAATGACAACAGATATCGACAGCTCTATGATTTCACAAGCCGCATTATATCTCTATTTAAAAAATGGAATTTATGAACACAATAAAACGAAAGTCAGTACCATCTATCATACACGTGCTAAAATTCTGCATCAGTCTATACAAGATTATTTACCTGCTTACGAATCATCATCAGAAATTGTTATGCATAATCATATTCATTTAGACAAGCGTATGAATTTAAAATCATTAGTTTACCAGTTGCAAAACCAAGGCATACAACTAGATTCAGTTAAAAGAAATTATTTAGATGGCTTTTACCAAGAACGGATTTTGAAGCTGAATGTTTCCAATGTAGAAGACAATCGAATTCAAGAGGGAATTCTCAAAATAGCAAGAGCATTAAAAAATCCTCAAAACTATTTTTAA
- a CDS encoding MFS transporter, protein MGSRVGGFAVNKRGPMRTIIISLTIHSFILITFTSNSTSTIGIIIVLMELGTSAWITNPANQYYLITLKPESSEIVLSFNTALMNIGMTLGAGLGGLVVEYTSIHNLGWIGGITVLAALITTVFSFKVKRLNEHSIYM, encoded by the coding sequence ATCGGTTCTCGCGTTGGAGGATTTGCTGTTAATAAACGGGGGCCGATGCGGACAATTATCATTAGCTTAACCATTCACTCATTTATCTTAATTACATTTACATCCAATTCAACTTCAACAATCGGTATTATTATTGTCCTTATGGAATTGGGCACATCTGCTTGGATAACTAATCCAGCTAATCAATATTATTTAATAACTTTAAAACCAGAATCATCTGAAATAGTTCTAAGTTTTAATACAGCACTAATGAATATTGGAATGACGTTAGGAGCAGGATTAGGAGGCTTGGTTGTTGAGTATACTTCTATTCATAATCTAGGTTGGATTGGGGGAATAACCGTATTAGCAGCATTAATTACTACAGTATTTTCATTTAAAGTAAAAAGATTAAATGAGCATTCCATTTACATGTAA
- a CDS encoding zinc ABC transporter substrate-binding protein — protein MKKSWLIFILMMSTFLFGCQNAEESSTNDEKLSVVTSFYPMYEFARQVAGDRADISLMLSNGEDPHHYEPSAKDVARVNDADVFVYSSEEMEFWVGSLLKTIENDKLVIARTADGVESEHHHEDEHEASDEDAEGIKIQGVADHYHTGDKIELTAELEDDSGYEHWHWYTRESADKEWVTVPNQGGPEFNYEAAGKSFEVRAVLYDDAHNEFAESQPVEIVINDHGQAHGDGEEADHHDNHGSEESAGPIEIIGLADHYHTGDVVTLVAELQEETDYEHWHWYTRGSADEEWEAVSGQGTDHFEYKTTGESFEVKAVLFDDSHNTYAESEPVSVLIDDHESLDPHIWLDPLLAQEQVNIIRDALIEADPDGKDDYEKNAAAFNKELQAVHEEYQAAFENAENRVFVVQHQAFGYIAERYNLKQIAIGGLSTEVEPSASRIAEIRDLVKENDVPVIYYQQGANSAIAETVAAETGTKTASLYDLEVLSKELQDKKLGYVAAMRENLKALQLSIK, from the coding sequence ATGAAAAAAAGTTGGTTAATTTTCATTTTGATGATGTCCACTTTTCTTTTTGGGTGTCAAAATGCAGAAGAAAGCAGTACGAATGATGAGAAGCTTTCTGTTGTAACATCATTTTACCCTATGTATGAATTTGCTCGTCAAGTTGCAGGAGATCGAGCGGATATAAGTTTAATGCTATCAAATGGAGAAGATCCCCATCACTATGAGCCAAGTGCAAAAGATGTCGCTCGTGTCAATGATGCAGACGTTTTTGTATATAGCAGTGAAGAAATGGAGTTTTGGGTAGGAAGCTTATTAAAGACGATTGAGAACGATAAATTAGTGATAGCAAGAACGGCAGATGGTGTTGAATCAGAGCACCATCATGAAGATGAACATGAAGCATCTGATGAAGATGCAGAAGGTATAAAAATTCAAGGTGTTGCAGATCATTATCACACTGGTGATAAGATTGAATTAACAGCAGAATTAGAGGATGATTCAGGTTATGAACATTGGCACTGGTACACAAGAGAAAGTGCTGATAAAGAATGGGTTACTGTCCCGAATCAAGGCGGACCTGAATTTAATTATGAAGCTGCAGGGAAGAGTTTTGAAGTTCGAGCAGTATTGTATGATGATGCTCACAATGAATTTGCCGAGTCCCAACCAGTAGAGATTGTTATTAATGATCATGGACAAGCTCATGGAGACGGTGAAGAAGCTGATCATCACGATAACCATGGAAGTGAAGAAAGTGCTGGACCAATAGAGATTATTGGCTTGGCAGATCACTATCATACAGGCGATGTCGTTACACTTGTTGCTGAGCTGCAAGAAGAAACTGACTATGAGCATTGGCATTGGTATACTCGTGGAAGTGCTGATGAAGAATGGGAAGCAGTGTCAGGACAAGGAACTGATCATTTTGAGTACAAAACAACTGGTGAAAGCTTTGAAGTAAAAGCAGTACTTTTTGATGATTCTCATAATACATATGCAGAATCAGAGCCAGTATCGGTTTTAATTGATGACCATGAAAGCCTTGATCCACATATTTGGTTAGATCCATTATTGGCACAAGAGCAAGTAAATATTATTCGTGATGCACTCATTGAAGCAGATCCAGATGGAAAGGACGATTACGAAAAAAATGCAGCAGCTTTTAATAAGGAACTTCAAGCAGTACATGAAGAATACCAGGCTGCGTTCGAAAATGCAGAGAACCGTGTTTTTGTCGTACAACACCAAGCTTTTGGATACATTGCGGAGCGATATAATCTAAAGCAAATCGCAATTGGCGGTTTATCTACAGAAGTGGAACCGAGCGCATCACGTATTGCAGAAATTAGAGACTTAGTGAAAGAAAATGATGTACCAGTTATCTATTATCAACAAGGTGCTAACTCAGCAATTGCAGAAACAGTAGCAGCTGAAACAGGAACAAAGACAGCTAGTCTGTATGATTTAGAGGTTTTATCTAAAGAATTACAAGATAAGAAATTAGGCTACGTAGCAGCGATGCGTGAAAACTTGAAAGCTTTACAGTTAAGTATTAAATAA
- a CDS encoding metal-binding protein ZinT, with protein MKKLYLSLFSMLLISVLLVACSGTKSEEVDGAGAKESEVQEDEVKNIDDAPEDIKIEGIGDHYHTGDKIELTAVLDKETESGHWHWYSRENAKEEWKVVEGQESEIFTAEATVNGLEVKAALFDNDNKPSAQSAPAKIVIDDHHGTDEESKKIYQGYFEDSQVKNRELSDWEGDWQSVYPYLLSGDLDEVLEHKAENGDMTKEEYKEYYTVGYKTDVDRILIKDNVVTFFEGDKEYSGKYESDGYEILTYEKGNRGVRFIFKLADGTEDMPKYIQFSDHGIFPADSHHFHLYWGDDSETLLKEVTHWPTYYPSNLDAAGIVRDMLAH; from the coding sequence ATGAAAAAGTTATATCTTAGCTTATTTAGCATGTTATTAATTAGTGTTCTTTTAGTAGCATGTTCAGGAACAAAAAGTGAGGAAGTAGATGGAGCAGGGGCGAAAGAATCAGAAGTACAGGAAGATGAAGTGAAAAATATAGATGATGCTCCAGAAGATATAAAAATTGAAGGAATTGGAGATCATTATCATACCGGTGATAAGATTGAGTTAACTGCAGTTTTAGATAAAGAAACAGAATCTGGACATTGGCACTGGTATAGTAGAGAAAATGCCAAGGAAGAATGGAAAGTAGTTGAAGGGCAAGAGAGCGAAATCTTTACAGCTGAAGCAACGGTTAATGGATTAGAAGTAAAAGCTGCTCTGTTTGACAATGACAACAAACCAAGTGCCCAATCAGCACCAGCTAAAATTGTCATTGATGATCATCATGGAACTGACGAAGAAAGTAAAAAAATATATCAAGGATATTTTGAAGATAGTCAAGTAAAGAACCGTGAATTGTCTGACTGGGAAGGTGACTGGCAATCTGTTTATCCATATCTTTTATCTGGAGATTTAGACGAGGTATTGGAACATAAAGCAGAAAACGGAGATATGACAAAAGAAGAATATAAAGAATATTATACAGTAGGCTATAAAACGGATGTTGACCGCATCCTCATTAAAGACAATGTTGTAACTTTTTTTGAAGGTGACAAGGAGTATTCAGGAAAGTATGAGTCAGACGGATACGAAATTCTTACCTATGAAAAAGGGAATAGAGGAGTGCGTTTCATTTTTAAATTAGCAGACGGAACAGAGGACATGCCTAAATACATTCAATTTAGTGATCATGGTATCTTTCCAGCTGATTCCCATCATTTCCATCTATATTGGGGAGATGACAGTGAGACATTGCTAAAAGAAGTCACTCATTGGCCAACATATTATCCTTCTAATCTAGATGCAGCTGGTATAGTGCGTGATATGTTAGCTCATTAA